The Sphingobacterium bambusae genome includes a window with the following:
- a CDS encoding multicopper oxidase domain-containing protein, whose protein sequence is MSLRIYRASFLALLLLVLGFSVRGQQTVRYELYVRDTLVHFAGKEKRAIAVNGQLPMPTLTFTEGDTAEIVVHNQLRESTSLHWHGVWLPNKEDGVPHLTQQPIASGKTHTYRFPIIQNGSYWYHSHSGLQEQIGMYGSMVFHKRKDDPSFRKGIDDIPSLSLLISEWTNLRPHTVDRMLHTGNDWFSIQKNTVQSYAEAIQAKHFKTKLRNEWKRMEAMDVSDVYYEKFLINGLAEQQLASFKAGDKVRLRIANAGASSYFWLTYAGGKIRVVANDGNDVEPVEVDRLLIGVSETYDILLEIPAQNTAYELLATAEDRTGSSSFFLGAGRRQLTARLPRLQYFEGMKMMNDMMKMNGDMHDMGMQMSLQQMDMNAVMYPELKDEASTSASDAHHAAASSPHEKHEGHAQHAPQQKDKVTLNYGMLRATSPTTLDSAATVKNLRFELTGNMNRYVWSMDNRVLSETDKIPIKKGEVLRIVLYNNSMMRHPMHLHGFDFRVLNKNGDYAPLKNVLDIMPMETDTIEFAANRDGDWFFHCHILYHMMAGMNRVFAVGDYQNPLLPNREKAYSALQKESNMWHFMADNDFASNGNDGSAMLQNARWSVGTEWRLGYNNMHGYEVETHVGRYIGKMQWLMPFVGFDWRYRKLGMDQHETNIFGQTNKKDSRQAVSVGAMYTLPFLINVQAEVYHDGIVRLALMREDIPISRRLRGGFMWNTDREYMVDLRYILHKNMGVRTHYDSDMGFGVGLALNY, encoded by the coding sequence ATGTCATTACGCATTTATCGCGCAAGTTTTCTTGCGCTGTTGCTCCTCGTGCTCGGATTTTCCGTGCGGGGGCAGCAGACGGTTCGGTATGAGCTTTACGTCCGCGATACCCTGGTTCACTTTGCGGGAAAAGAAAAACGTGCCATTGCGGTCAACGGACAATTGCCCATGCCCACCCTAACGTTCACGGAAGGCGATACCGCAGAAATTGTTGTGCACAACCAGCTGCGGGAGAGCACCTCCCTGCATTGGCATGGCGTGTGGCTGCCCAACAAAGAAGACGGGGTACCCCATCTCACGCAGCAGCCGATTGCCTCCGGCAAAACGCATACCTATCGCTTCCCCATCATCCAAAATGGCAGTTACTGGTACCATAGCCATTCGGGGCTGCAGGAGCAAATTGGCATGTATGGTTCCATGGTTTTTCATAAGCGCAAGGACGACCCCAGCTTCAGAAAGGGTATCGATGATATCCCTAGCTTATCCTTGCTGATAAGTGAATGGACCAACCTTCGTCCGCATACGGTAGACCGCATGCTGCATACCGGCAACGATTGGTTCAGCATCCAGAAAAACACGGTACAAAGCTATGCCGAGGCCATACAAGCCAAACATTTCAAAACCAAACTCCGTAACGAGTGGAAGCGTATGGAAGCCATGGACGTCAGCGACGTGTATTACGAAAAGTTTCTGATCAATGGCCTAGCCGAACAGCAGCTAGCCTCGTTCAAAGCGGGCGATAAAGTCCGCCTACGCATAGCCAATGCCGGAGCATCCAGCTACTTTTGGCTTACCTATGCCGGTGGAAAGATCAGGGTTGTGGCCAACGATGGCAATGATGTAGAGCCAGTGGAAGTAGACCGCCTACTGATTGGCGTTTCCGAAACATATGATATCCTGCTGGAAATTCCTGCGCAAAACACTGCCTATGAGCTGCTGGCTACCGCCGAAGACCGCACCGGCTCGTCCTCCTTTTTCCTCGGAGCCGGTAGGCGACAACTGACGGCGCGCCTGCCCCGCCTCCAATATTTCGAGGGCATGAAGATGATGAACGATATGATGAAGATGAACGGCGACATGCACGATATGGGCATGCAGATGAGCCTGCAGCAGATGGACATGAATGCCGTGATGTATCCCGAATTAAAGGACGAGGCGTCCACATCCGCAAGTGATGCGCATCATGCAGCAGCATCAAGCCCCCATGAAAAGCATGAGGGCCATGCACAACATGCGCCCCAACAAAAAGACAAGGTGACGTTAAATTACGGGATGCTGCGCGCCACGAGCCCCACTACGCTAGATAGCGCCGCAACGGTAAAAAATCTACGCTTCGAGCTTACCGGCAATATGAACCGCTATGTATGGAGCATGGACAACCGCGTGCTCTCCGAAACAGACAAGATACCGATCAAAAAAGGTGAAGTTTTACGCATCGTACTGTACAACAACTCCATGATGCGGCACCCCATGCATCTGCATGGTTTTGACTTCCGGGTGCTGAATAAAAATGGCGACTACGCACCCCTGAAAAATGTCTTGGACATTATGCCGATGGAAACCGACACCATTGAATTCGCTGCCAACCGAGACGGCGATTGGTTTTTCCATTGCCATATCCTTTACCATATGATGGCCGGCATGAACCGCGTATTTGCTGTGGGCGATTATCAAAACCCGTTGCTGCCCAACAGAGAAAAGGCATACAGCGCTTTGCAAAAGGAAAGCAACATGTGGCACTTTATGGCCGATAACGACTTTGCCAGTAACGGCAATGATGGATCGGCCATGCTGCAAAATGCCCGTTGGAGTGTAGGAACGGAATGGCGACTGGGCTACAACAACATGCACGGCTATGAAGTGGAGACCCATGTAGGGCGATACATCGGCAAGATGCAGTGGTTGATGCCCTTTGTAGGCTTCGATTGGCGGTACCGCAAGCTGGGCATGGATCAGCACGAGACCAACATCTTCGGGCAGACCAATAAGAAAGACAGTCGGCAAGCAGTGAGCGTCGGAGCCATGTACACCCTACCGTTCCTGATCAACGTGCAAGCCGAGGTTTACCATGATGGTATCGTACGCTTAGCGCTTATGCGTGAAGACATCCCGATTTCCAGAAGACTGCGAGGCGGCTTTATGTGGAATACCGATCGGGAATATATGGTCGATCTGCGCTATATCCTCCATAAAAATATGGGCGTCCGCACGCATTACGATAGCGACATGGGATTTGGCGTAGGCTTGGCCTTGAATTATTAA
- a CDS encoding DUF1080 domain-containing protein, translating into MKKVFNTLSVLLLLQGAAYAQQPANRTSATKIADVLAQQPAEEQTKFLAAMNELEAFTADDIVNLLTGLKGNSTENIPITYAANSYAFYVLQQGKETARAQFSQGLIQALDRLQDKQHKAFVLQLLKQTAKNEAIAAIVPYLSDSELVDKAALALNGIRTPEAAKALSEALQKADSEKTTTALVAALGDLRSKSDEDAIIASLSRYDSENFQRTVYTALSKIGGAKSAPVLLSKLKTVNYSFDKTNIGGLTLDYAQQLLREGNDRLALSVANAVMKGAAGAQATTLQVGALSLLMDANPQKAKKQLMKAATSSNALYRNSALSLLKGQATAADNKKLMAILKKASPEVQESIFNYLAKTGDATDLAALQASLPHVKDTQSKVAGLTALSSLGKESNAAFLIQSVKGADEPTAQAISGLLLSSRDPQTVALIDAALPSADAKTQLLLLDILSKRTDAASSKVVLPLVASADPQVKQAALKALPTVVQADDFDAVVQLLAAAPATDAPALQKALISVLQSSTDRDAKVQRLAANISRSAAPSAANYFPVFAGIGGADALQAVKNYLPNASLKTPAQQALAAWSNPEVLPTLINLSREEKGATFDAIFAGLIKQVNASAHTAEQKTLYLKDAFALARNVAQKRQVLASLQQTETYQAMIFAAQFLDDAELKGAATNTAMNIAMDNAAFTGATVRSILEKAMANLSGSESSYLREAIVRHLAEMLKGEGYVALFNGKDLSGWKGLVEDPIKRSKMSAKELAAKQQVADQQMRESWKADQGSLVFSGHGDNIATVKQYGDFELLVDWKLDPNGKEPDAGIYLRGTPQVQIWDISRTNVGAQVGSGGLYNNQKNSKDPLKVADNALGEWNTFKVRMRGEKVWVWLNGELVVDSVTLENYWDRNQAIFPTEQLELQAHGSQVWYRDIYLKEFPRKEVYSLSEAEKKEGFDLLFDGTNLNKWTETSAYEITPEGFVRANPDAKFGKNLYTKEQYGDFVYRFDFKLTPGANNGVGIRTPLDGDAAYVGTEIQILDNDADIYKNLKEYQYHGSAYGIIPAKRTGMKPIGEWNSQEIRLQGNKIRVTLNGVVILDGDLAQASKNGTLDGKDHPGLKNAQGHIGFLGHGSEVFLRNIRIKKL; encoded by the coding sequence ATGAAAAAAGTATTTAATACGTTATCCGTTTTACTGTTACTCCAGGGAGCGGCCTACGCACAACAGCCGGCCAATAGAACGTCAGCAACGAAGATTGCCGATGTGTTGGCACAGCAGCCTGCAGAGGAACAAACGAAGTTTCTCGCGGCGATGAACGAGCTGGAGGCCTTTACGGCCGATGATATCGTGAACCTATTGACAGGCCTTAAAGGCAACAGTACCGAAAATATTCCGATTACCTATGCGGCAAATTCCTATGCCTTTTACGTATTGCAACAGGGTAAGGAAACTGCGCGCGCGCAGTTCTCGCAAGGGCTGATCCAAGCACTCGATCGTTTGCAGGACAAGCAGCACAAGGCTTTTGTATTGCAGTTGTTAAAGCAGACGGCTAAAAATGAAGCCATTGCGGCCATTGTACCTTACCTTAGCGACAGCGAACTGGTAGACAAAGCAGCGCTCGCCTTAAACGGTATCCGTACGCCCGAGGCTGCGAAAGCACTGTCTGAGGCTTTGCAGAAGGCGGATTCGGAAAAGACAACGACGGCATTGGTTGCCGCCTTGGGCGATCTGCGCTCGAAAAGCGATGAAGACGCCATCATTGCCAGCTTAAGTCGCTATGATAGTGAGAACTTTCAGCGCACGGTGTATACGGCGCTGAGCAAGATCGGCGGCGCTAAATCTGCCCCTGTGCTATTGAGCAAGCTAAAGACGGTCAACTACAGCTTTGACAAAACAAATATTGGCGGACTGACTCTTGACTATGCGCAGCAGCTGTTGCGCGAAGGTAACGATCGCTTGGCGCTATCGGTGGCCAACGCCGTTATGAAGGGAGCTGCTGGCGCCCAAGCGACGACGCTGCAGGTGGGCGCTCTCAGTCTGTTGATGGATGCTAATCCGCAAAAAGCAAAGAAACAGCTGATGAAAGCGGCGACCTCAAGCAACGCCTTGTATCGTAACAGTGCTTTGTCTTTGTTGAAGGGACAGGCAACAGCTGCGGACAATAAGAAGCTGATGGCTATCTTGAAAAAAGCTTCGCCAGAGGTGCAAGAAAGCATTTTCAACTATTTGGCAAAAACAGGGGATGCGACAGATTTGGCAGCCCTACAGGCAAGTTTGCCGCACGTGAAGGATACGCAATCCAAAGTTGCGGGCTTAACAGCTTTATCGTCGCTGGGTAAGGAATCCAATGCAGCCTTTCTTATCCAATCCGTGAAAGGAGCGGATGAACCTACTGCACAGGCGATTTCGGGCCTGCTGCTTTCTAGTAGGGATCCCCAAACGGTGGCCCTGATTGATGCGGCATTGCCATCCGCCGATGCGAAAACGCAATTGCTGTTGTTGGATATCCTGTCGAAGCGGACGGATGCGGCCTCTTCCAAAGTAGTTTTGCCTTTGGTTGCTTCAGCAGATCCGCAGGTAAAGCAAGCTGCGTTGAAGGCTTTACCGACCGTGGTACAAGCGGATGACTTTGATGCAGTGGTGCAGCTGCTAGCGGCTGCACCGGCAACGGATGCGCCGGCATTGCAAAAGGCCTTGATTTCGGTGTTGCAGTCCAGCACGGATCGGGATGCCAAGGTGCAGCGATTGGCTGCAAATATTTCCCGCTCGGCAGCACCTTCAGCAGCAAATTATTTCCCCGTGTTTGCTGGCATAGGTGGCGCGGATGCATTGCAGGCTGTGAAGAACTATCTGCCCAACGCTAGCTTAAAAACTCCGGCGCAGCAGGCGTTGGCCGCTTGGTCTAATCCGGAAGTATTGCCGACCTTGATCAACCTTTCCCGAGAAGAAAAGGGCGCTACGTTCGACGCTATTTTCGCGGGACTGATTAAGCAGGTGAATGCGAGTGCGCATACCGCCGAGCAGAAGACCCTGTACCTGAAAGATGCTTTTGCACTGGCGCGCAATGTGGCGCAGAAAAGACAGGTGTTGGCTAGCCTACAACAAACGGAAACCTACCAAGCCATGATTTTTGCGGCGCAGTTTCTAGATGATGCCGAACTAAAAGGTGCCGCCACGAATACGGCGATGAATATTGCGATGGACAACGCTGCTTTTACGGGAGCAACGGTGCGTTCTATTTTGGAAAAGGCGATGGCTAACCTCTCGGGGAGTGAAAGCTCGTACCTGCGGGAAGCTATCGTGCGGCATTTGGCCGAAATGCTAAAAGGGGAAGGCTATGTAGCCTTGTTCAACGGAAAGGATCTTTCGGGATGGAAGGGACTTGTGGAAGACCCTATTAAACGGTCTAAAATGTCTGCCAAAGAGTTGGCCGCAAAACAACAAGTGGCGGATCAACAGATGCGCGAAAGTTGGAAAGCTGATCAGGGAAGTTTAGTGTTTAGCGGACATGGCGATAATATTGCTACGGTGAAGCAGTACGGTGATTTTGAGCTTTTGGTGGATTGGAAGTTGGATCCAAATGGAAAGGAGCCTGATGCAGGCATCTACCTACGCGGCACACCGCAGGTACAAATCTGGGATATCTCGCGTACCAACGTGGGGGCTCAAGTAGGCTCGGGCGGCTTGTACAATAATCAAAAGAACTCAAAAGATCCGTTGAAAGTAGCCGATAACGCACTGGGCGAATGGAATACCTTCAAGGTGCGCATGCGCGGCGAAAAGGTATGGGTATGGCTCAATGGCGAACTGGTGGTGGATAGTGTCACCTTGGAGAATTATTGGGACCGTAACCAGGCGATCTTCCCAACGGAACAGTTGGAGCTGCAGGCACACGGATCGCAGGTTTGGTACCGTGATATCTACTTGAAGGAATTTCCTAGAAAAGAGGTCTACAGCTTGTCGGAAGCCGAAAAGAAGGAGGGCTTCGACCTGTTGTTTGATGGCACAAACTTGAATAAGTGGACAGAAACTTCTGCTTACGAGATTACACCCGAGGGTTTTGTACGCGCAAATCCGGATGCAAAGTTTGGTAAAAACCTATATACCAAAGAGCAGTATGGCGACTTTGTGTACCGTTTTGATTTCAAATTGACGCCGGGAGCAAACAATGGTGTCGGTATCCGCACACCATTAGACGGTGATGCTGCTTATGTGGGCACGGAAATCCAAATTTTGGATAACGATGCGGATATCTATAAAAACTTAAAGGAATATCAATATCATGGCTCGGCCTATGGCATTATCCCGGCAAAGCGCACAGGCATGAAGCCTATTGGCGAATGGAACAGCCAAGAGATTCGCCTGCAGGGCAACAAGATTCGGGTAACACTGAATGGTGTGGTGATCTTGGATGGTGACTTGGCGCAGGCTTCCAAAAATGGAACCTTGGATGGAAAAGACCATCCGGGATTAAAAAATGCCCAAGGCCATATCGGATTTCTTGGTCATGGCTCGGAAGTCTTTTTGCGTAATATCCGAATCAAAAAATTGTAA
- a CDS encoding Gfo/Idh/MocA family oxidoreductase has translation MKENNTSRRDFIKKTLIGAAAFTIVPRHVLGGNGFLAPSDHLTKGVIGVGSMGRGHFAYAGTKTVAICDVDTRHLAIAQKELGGGIKEHHDYRELIQNPEVDIVHIATPPHWHGIMAVEAARSGKDIWCEKPMTRTIGEGKKVKEAVAQHGNIFRLNTWFRFTDNFYGMNVPVKKIKKLVDTGMLGWPLKVTISKHTGFDWKFYWVGKENLPVEQAPKELDYDMWLGPAPYKPYSTHRVHTTFRGYWDYDGGGLGDMGQHYLDPVQYFLGKDQESPVKVEVDAPQQHFDAVGTWRKITYTYADGCQIILDGAGTEEGQAYIDGPKGKLYKGFVSDIPDLERKLSQYPEPAAQVTDFVEACRSRQKFALNEQNGYYSATLVNLGLAALRLNRTLHFDSEKQEFVNDEGANRLINQPMRGPWTI, from the coding sequence ATGAAAGAAAACAACACTTCACGACGTGATTTTATTAAAAAGACGTTGATTGGAGCTGCTGCCTTTACCATTGTGCCCCGACATGTGCTGGGCGGTAACGGTTTTTTGGCTCCGAGTGACCATTTAACCAAAGGCGTTATCGGCGTTGGGTCGATGGGCCGTGGACATTTCGCCTATGCGGGTACCAAAACGGTGGCCATATGCGATGTAGATACCCGGCATTTAGCCATTGCCCAAAAGGAATTGGGTGGCGGCATCAAAGAGCACCACGACTACAGAGAGCTTATCCAAAATCCAGAAGTGGACATTGTTCATATTGCTACGCCACCACACTGGCATGGTATTATGGCTGTAGAAGCAGCCCGCTCGGGCAAAGATATATGGTGTGAGAAACCGATGACGCGCACCATAGGTGAAGGTAAGAAAGTCAAGGAGGCCGTTGCGCAGCATGGCAACATCTTTCGCCTGAATACTTGGTTTCGTTTTACAGACAATTTCTATGGCATGAACGTGCCGGTGAAGAAAATAAAAAAATTGGTGGATACCGGCATGTTGGGTTGGCCACTTAAAGTGACCATCAGTAAACATACCGGCTTTGACTGGAAATTTTACTGGGTGGGCAAGGAGAACCTGCCGGTAGAGCAGGCGCCAAAAGAATTGGATTACGATATGTGGCTAGGGCCAGCGCCATACAAGCCATATAGCACGCATCGCGTGCACACGACCTTTAGAGGCTATTGGGATTATGATGGCGGTGGTCTTGGCGATATGGGTCAGCATTACTTGGATCCTGTGCAGTACTTTTTAGGTAAAGACCAGGAGAGTCCGGTGAAAGTAGAGGTCGATGCGCCACAGCAGCATTTTGATGCTGTGGGTACTTGGCGCAAGATTACCTACACCTACGCCGATGGTTGCCAGATTATTTTGGATGGTGCCGGTACCGAAGAGGGACAGGCTTATATCGACGGGCCGAAAGGAAAACTGTATAAAGGCTTTGTATCGGATATTCCGGATTTGGAGCGTAAACTTTCCCAGTACCCGGAACCGGCAGCGCAGGTAACGGATTTTGTGGAGGCTTGCCGCAGCAGGCAGAAATTTGCCCTGAACGAGCAGAATGGCTATTACTCGGCCACGCTGGTCAACTTAGGGCTTGCGGCGCTGCGTTTAAATCGTACCCTGCATTTCGATTCCGAAAAGCAGGAGTTTGTGAACGACGAAGGAGCGAACAGACTGATCAATCAACCGATGCGCGGACCCTGGACTATCTAA
- a CDS encoding DeoR/GlpR family DNA-binding transcription regulator: protein MNNVERHQYIIRRIAEDGHVSVVDLCEELKVSSVTIRKDLQFLEDEMLLSRTHGGATSVNPYQKDRPINEKAQLHAEAKRRIGMEAAKLVEPNDSIIIASGTTMQFFAREIVPQAGLTVITSAINVTMELIKHEQVDIIQLGGPVRKTSSSIMGSYAEALLGDFFCSKLFLGVDGIDGDFGITTTNAQEALLNRKMMESAHQVIVLADSSKFDRKSLGKIAALDKVDMLISDAIPPKYQQLCDNFGIEYKVC, encoded by the coding sequence ATGAATAACGTAGAGCGCCACCAATATATCATTCGGAGAATAGCTGAAGACGGGCATGTTTCGGTTGTAGATTTATGCGAAGAGCTGAAGGTTTCTTCGGTCACGATTCGAAAAGACCTGCAGTTTTTGGAAGATGAAATGCTGCTATCCCGTACCCATGGTGGAGCAACAAGCGTAAACCCTTATCAAAAGGATCGCCCGATTAATGAGAAAGCGCAACTACACGCCGAGGCCAAAAGGCGTATCGGGATGGAGGCTGCAAAGCTGGTGGAGCCCAATGATTCTATTATTATTGCTTCGGGAACGACCATGCAGTTTTTTGCCCGCGAGATTGTGCCGCAGGCTGGCTTGACGGTGATCACCTCGGCCATCAATGTGACCATGGAGTTGATCAAGCATGAGCAGGTGGATATTATACAACTCGGCGGTCCTGTTCGCAAAACCTCTTCTTCCATTATGGGCAGCTATGCCGAAGCCCTGTTGGGCGATTTCTTCTGCTCTAAGCTCTTTTTGGGCGTCGATGGGATTGATGGCGACTTTGGCATCACCACCACGAATGCACAGGAGGCGCTGCTGAACCGCAAGATGATGGAATCAGCCCATCAGGTGATTGTTTTGGCCGATTCGTCCAAGTTTGACCGCAAAAGTCTGGGCAAAATTGCGGCCTTGGATAAAGTTGATATGTTGATCAGCGATGCTATTCCGCCTAAATATCAACAATTGTGTGACAATTTTGGTATTGAATATAAAGTTTGTTAA
- a CDS encoding glycerol-3-phosphate dehydrogenase/oxidase, translating into MNFKRIEAIGNVAAGEAWDIIIIGGGATGLGIAVDAASRGYKTLLLEQYDFAKGTSSKSTKLVHGGVRYLANGDVKLVFSALKERGLIFKNAPHVSFVQSFVIPSYSFFSKMKFLIGLKLYDWMAGKLRIGKSSLLSKAQVQASLPKIKTERLQGGIRYYDGQFDDARLAINLAQTAAEQGATVLNYCQVVSIDKDAQGQVNGVQFIDSLSQKSYQVKGKALVNATGIFVDDILKMDTASHKNLVRPSQGAHIVIDKHFLGDRDALMIPETSDGRVLFGVPWHDKVLLGTTDTPLHAHQIEPRPLEEELDFILNTAKDYLQGAPTRADIKSIFAGLRPLAAPTHGDGDSTKEISRDHKLIKSPSGLVTITGGKWTTYRKMGEETVDLVAKHTDLPAKACQTTSLRLHGYSVEKRAGHWQVYGADYLHIAQLMEHDPRLAAKIHPDYDFRLAEVVWAVQNEMACRLEDFLARRIRLLLLDAQASLQAAPLVAQVMAEQLGKDQAWIDNELRDYQALVSKYLI; encoded by the coding sequence ATGAATTTCAAGCGAATCGAAGCCATAGGAAACGTTGCAGCAGGTGAAGCCTGGGACATCATCATTATCGGCGGGGGTGCTACCGGCTTGGGCATAGCCGTTGATGCCGCCTCCAGAGGCTACAAAACGCTGCTGCTGGAGCAGTATGACTTTGCGAAGGGCACCTCCAGCAAAAGCACCAAGCTGGTGCACGGCGGTGTGCGTTACTTGGCCAATGGCGACGTCAAGCTGGTCTTTTCGGCGTTGAAAGAGCGCGGGCTGATTTTCAAAAATGCGCCACATGTATCTTTTGTACAAAGCTTCGTGATTCCCTCCTATTCTTTCTTCAGCAAGATGAAGTTTCTCATCGGCCTTAAACTATACGACTGGATGGCGGGCAAGCTACGGATAGGCAAATCTAGCTTGCTGAGCAAGGCACAGGTGCAGGCGAGCCTTCCCAAGATCAAGACCGAGCGTTTACAGGGCGGGATACGCTATTACGATGGGCAATTTGATGATGCCCGTTTGGCTATCAACTTGGCACAGACCGCCGCAGAGCAGGGCGCCACCGTGCTAAACTATTGCCAAGTGGTTTCGATCGATAAAGACGCACAGGGGCAGGTCAACGGCGTTCAATTTATCGACAGCCTAAGCCAGAAAAGCTACCAGGTGAAAGGCAAGGCGCTTGTCAATGCGACCGGCATATTTGTAGACGATATCCTGAAAATGGATACGGCCAGCCACAAAAATTTGGTACGTCCCAGTCAAGGCGCCCATATTGTGATCGACAAGCACTTTTTGGGAGACCGCGATGCACTGATGATTCCGGAAACAAGCGACGGACGTGTGCTTTTCGGTGTGCCTTGGCATGATAAGGTGCTGCTGGGCACCACCGACACGCCGCTACATGCCCACCAAATCGAGCCCCGCCCCTTGGAAGAGGAGCTCGACTTTATCTTGAACACGGCGAAGGACTACCTGCAGGGCGCACCCACCCGTGCCGATATCAAAAGTATATTTGCCGGTCTACGTCCTTTGGCAGCACCAACACATGGCGACGGCGACAGCACCAAGGAAATTTCACGGGATCATAAGCTTATAAAAAGTCCTTCCGGCCTGGTGACCATCACTGGCGGAAAGTGGACCACCTATCGTAAAATGGGCGAAGAAACGGTGGATCTTGTTGCCAAACATACCGACCTGCCAGCCAAGGCCTGCCAAACGACTTCTCTTCGTCTTCATGGGTACAGCGTAGAGAAAAGGGCCGGCCACTGGCAGGTATATGGTGCGGATTATCTCCACATTGCGCAGCTGATGGAACATGATCCACGTTTGGCAGCGAAAATCCATCCCGATTACGACTTCCGCTTAGCCGAGGTGGTTTGGGCCGTGCAAAATGAAATGGCCTGCCGGCTGGAAGATTTCCTTGCGCGCCGTATCCGCCTCCTGCTGCTGGATGCCCAAGCCTCTTTGCAGGCGGCTCCTCTAGTGGCGCAGGTGATGGCCGAGCAACTGGGGAAAGATCAGGCATGGATCGATAACGAACTGCGGGACTACCAAGCGCTCGTCAGCAAATACCTTATATAA
- the glpK gene encoding glycerol kinase GlpK, with the protein MRKEFILALDQGTTSSRAILFNKAGQIENIAQKEFTQIFPKSGWVEHNAKEIWSTQLAVLTEVIAQSKIKLDEIKAIGITNQRETTVVWNKKTGEPIYNAIVWQDRRTAEYCQSIAAKGLDKLIQEKTGLLIDAYFSASKINWILTHVDGARNLAEQGELAFGTIDSWLVYNLTSGQKHITDVTNASRTLLFNIHSLAWDEELLDIFDIPASMLPEVRSSSEVYGETSTELGSRAIPIAGIAGDQQAALFGQLCTQEGMAKNTYGTGCFLLMNIGKKPVISTHKLVTTVAWKIGDEVQYALEGSIFIGGAVVQWLRDELGIIRHSSDIEVLASKVSDTEGVYMVPAFSGLGAPHWNAEARGTIVGLSRGSSDAHIARAALESIAYQTYDILQAMEMDAPSRIKELRVDGGATQNNFLMQFQADILKTNVVRPAITETTALGAAYLAGLAVGFWEDIEQLKSLWQEDKTFVFDPEKNHEAQLHEWKRATETVKFWANYTS; encoded by the coding sequence ATGAGAAAAGAGTTTATTTTAGCGCTGGATCAAGGAACGACAAGTTCCCGCGCTATCTTATTCAACAAAGCGGGGCAGATTGAAAATATCGCACAAAAGGAATTTACACAGATCTTTCCGAAGTCGGGCTGGGTAGAGCATAATGCCAAGGAAATTTGGTCCACACAGCTGGCCGTATTGACCGAAGTTATCGCCCAATCAAAAATAAAATTGGATGAAATAAAAGCGATCGGCATCACCAATCAACGGGAAACGACCGTGGTATGGAACAAAAAGACCGGCGAACCGATCTACAACGCTATTGTGTGGCAAGATCGCCGCACGGCCGAATACTGCCAGTCCATCGCCGCCAAGGGCTTGGATAAGCTTATCCAAGAAAAAACGGGACTGCTGATCGATGCCTACTTCTCGGCCTCAAAAATAAACTGGATACTGACCCATGTGGACGGCGCGCGTAACCTTGCCGAGCAGGGCGAACTTGCATTTGGTACCATAGACTCTTGGTTGGTATACAACCTTACTAGTGGGCAGAAACATATAACCGACGTGACCAACGCCTCGCGCACCTTGCTGTTTAACATACATAGCCTTGCTTGGGACGAGGAACTGCTCGACATCTTCGACATCCCTGCCTCCATGCTTCCCGAAGTACGCAGCAGCTCGGAGGTCTATGGCGAAACCAGCACCGAGCTGGGTAGCCGTGCCATCCCCATTGCTGGTATCGCGGGCGACCAACAGGCCGCGCTGTTCGGGCAGCTGTGCACCCAAGAGGGAATGGCCAAAAATACCTACGGCACCGGCTGCTTTCTGTTGATGAACATCGGCAAGAAGCCTGTTATCTCCACCCATAAACTGGTGACCACTGTTGCTTGGAAAATTGGCGATGAGGTGCAGTATGCACTAGAGGGCAGCATCTTTATCGGCGGCGCCGTGGTGCAGTGGCTGCGCGACGAGCTGGGCATCATCCGCCATTCGAGCGATATCGAAGTACTAGCCAGCAAGGTGTCCGATACGGAGGGGGTATACATGGTTCCCGCCTTCTCGGGCTTGGGCGCTCCGCATTGGAATGCCGAAGCAAGAGGCACCATTGTGGGGCTCTCTCGGGGTTCCAGCGATGCGCACATCGCGCGCGCCGCACTGGAAAGCATCGCCTACCAAACGTATGACATTCTGCAGGCCATGGAGATGGACGCGCCATCTCGCATCAAAGAGTTGCGCGTGGATGGCGGCGCCACACAGAACAACTTCCTTATGCAGTTTCAGGCAGATATCCTCAAAACCAATGTGGTGCGCCCAGCCATCACGGAAACCACGGCCCTTGGCGCAGCCTATCTGGCGGGACTAGCCGTAGGATTTTGGGAAGATATTGAGCAGCTAAAGAGTCTATGGCAAGAAGATAAGACTTTTGTTTTTGACCCGGAAAAGAACCACGAGGCGCAGCTCCATGAATGGAAAAGGGCGACCGAGACCGTCAAATTTTGGGCTAATTATACCTCGTAA